The following proteins come from a genomic window of Populus nigra chromosome 6, ddPopNigr1.1, whole genome shotgun sequence:
- the LOC133696592 gene encoding organic cation/carnitine transporter 3-like: protein MAASAPLISKSQLSSGIETLDHQEQHSLDDTIEKYIEGSGPAQYLQVILVSLAFLFDGQQTFISDFSDAVPSWHCTDFSNQTCYSSSNFCNLSNSEWAWDEPASSSIVSDWALECGSSVIVGLPASSYFVGSLIGGFTLATLADSWLGRKKLLFLTCLGMSTMALITAFSTNVWMYSGLRFLSGLFRASIGTCVVVMSTEMAGKKWGGFVRVVGFLFFALGALSLPLIAYLNRGSPWRYLYIYTSIPAIFYSIIAYFFVSESPRWLCMRGREAEAVAILNKMVPTKNISSSILKSAFKPLDHEQSNLDIYSSMKSLLERRWALKRLLAAMTLGFGVGMVYYGMFLGVGSLGFNIYLSVTLTASLTIPSILLLPYVIERFNRRSSVVAFGIASGVCSIVCAIIGEELKTVQIIMSLASAFCSCAALNVLQIYTTELFPTCVRISATSMFRQAINFGPIFVPLLVSAARRNNSVVYGVFGSVEISCIFFVIFLPETRGLSLSNAMDEQEKKDNTNAYVS from the coding sequence ATGGCAGCTTCAGCTCCACTTATCTCAAAATCCCAGTTATCGTCCGGCATAGAAACCTTGGATCATCAGGAGCAACACTCGCTAGATGACACCATCGAAAAATACATAGAAGGTTCTGGACCGGCACAATATCTGCAAGTCATCCTTGTGTCATTGGCATTTCTGTTCGATGGACAGCAAACCTTCATTAGTGACTTTTCTGATGCTGTACCCTCATGGCACTGCACTGATTTTAGTAATCAAACTTGTTACTCAAGCTCCAATTTTTGCAATCTCTCAAACAGTGAATGGGCCTGGGATGAGCCAGCCAGCTCATCGATAGTTTCCGATTGGGCCCTTGAATGTGGCAGTTCAGTCATCGTCGGCTTACCGGCTTCAAGTTACTTTGTGGGCTCCCTGATTGGTGGATTTACTCTTGCTACGCTTGCTGATTCCTGGCTTGGTAGAAAGAAGTTGCTCTTCCTAACTTGTCTAGGTATGTCCACAATGGCACTTATCACTGCCTTCTCCACCAATGTGTGGATGTATTCAGGTTTGAGATTTCTTAGTGGACTTTTTCGCGCATCAATTGGAACGTGTGTTGTTGTGATGTCAACAGAAATGGCAGGGAAGAAATGGGGTGGATTTGTAAGGGTGGTGGGCTTCTTGTTTTTTGCTCTAGGAGCACTCTCACTGCCCCTTATAGCTTACTTGAATAGAGGTTCTCCATGGAGATATCTTTACATTTATACCTCTATTCCAGCCATCTTTTACAGTATAATAGCTTATTTCTTTGTTAGTGAGTCTCCAAGATGGCTTTGCATGCGGGGACGTGAAGCTGAAGCAGTTGCAATTCTGAATAAAATGGttccaacaaaaaatattagtagCTCTATTCTAAAATCTGCCTTCAAGCCCCTCGACCATGAGCAGTCGAATCTTGACATATATTCATCGATGAAGAGCTTGCTGGAGAGGAGATGGGCTTTGAAAAGGTTGTTGGCTGCAATGACTCTTGGTTTTGGTGTGGGAATGGTATACTATGGCATGTTCTTGGGGGTTGGAAGCTTGGGTTTCAACATCTACCTTAGCGTGACACTTACTGCATCCTTGACCATACCTTCTATTCTTTTGCTCCCTTATGTAATAGAAAGATTTAATAGGAGAAGTTCAGTTGTGGCCTTTGGTATTGCAAGTGGGGTATGTAGCATTGTCTGTGCAATAATTGGTGAAGAACTAAAGACTGTCCAGATTATCATGTCTTTAGCATCTGCTTTCTGCTCGTGTGCTGCACTTAACGTCCTGCAAATATACACTACAGAGTTGTTCCCTACTTGTGTAAGGATTTCAGCCACATCAATGTTTAGGCAAGCTATAAACTTCGGTCCCATATTTGTTCCACTGTTAGTTTCAGCTGCCAGGAGAAATAATTCTGTAGTTTATGGAGTCTTTGGATCAGTAGAAATATCCTGTATcttctttgtaattttcttgCCAGAGACCAGGGGTTTGTCACTTTCCAATGCCATGGATGAACAAGAGAAGAAGGATAATACAAACGCGTATGTAAGCTGA
- the LOC133695894 gene encoding uncharacterized protein LOC133695894, which translates to MGSRARRKQRWCTQTLTPLLEGPDPDMQEEGNKKESSWEVIREWFRLQKGLPAGNSFSVSLHGSIPVKGQDLRLLLGVLGCPLAPIPLVNDPIHRIHIKNTPIENSAAHYIIQQYLAATGCLKQQKCMKNMYSTGSVKMIRCETEISSGKNVKSLGTRSGENGCFVLWQMLPGMWSLELVVGENKVIAGSDGKTVWRHTPWLGTHAAKGPQRPLRRIIQGLDPKSTASLFAKAQCLGEKRIGEDDCFVLKVAADREAVMERSEGPAEVLRHVLYGYFCQKSGLLMYLEDSHLTRVQTPENETIYWETTIGSSIGDYRDVDGVLIAHQGRSIATVFRFEEVSVQHSRTRMEEVWRIDDVVFNVPGLSMDYFIPPADIYDASP; encoded by the exons ATGGGCTCAAGAGCAAGAAGGAAGCAAAGATGGTGCACACAAACCTTAACTCCGCTGCTAGAAGGTCCTGACCCCGACATGCAAGAAGAAGGTAACAAAAAGGAAAGCTCATGGGAAGTAATTCGTGAATGGTTTCGATTGCAAAAGGGTCTTCCAGCAGGTAACAGTTTTTCAGTATCGTTACATGGGAGTATTCCAGTCAAAGGACAAGATTTAAGGCTTTTACTTGGAGTTTTGGGCTGCCCTCTAGCTCCAATCCCTCTAGTTAACGACCCCATTCATCGCATTCACATTAAAAACACTCCTATT GAAAATTCTGCCGCGCATTATATCATCCAACAATATTTGGCAGCAACAGGGTGTTTAAAGCAACAAAAATGTATGAAAAACATGTATTCAACAGGGAGTGTGAAGATGATTCGTTGCGAGACAGAAATTTCCTCGGGAAAAAACGTGAAGAGCTTGGGGACTAGAAGTGGCGAAAATGGGTGCTTTGTTCTTTGGCAAATGTTGCCGGGGATGTGGTCTCTTGAATTGGTTGTTGGGGAAAATAAGGTCATAGCAGGCAGCGATGGGAAGACCGTGTGGCGTCACACTCCTTGGCTTGGCACTCATGCTGCCAAGGGACCCCAACGCCCTCTACGTCGCATAATCCAG GGCCTGGATCCAAAGAGTACAGCCAGCTTATTTGCTAAAGCACAATGCTTAGGGGAGAAAAGAATTGGCGAGGATGATTGCTTCGTTTTGAAAGTAGCTGCTGATCGAGAAGCTGTAATGGAAAGAAGTGAAGGGCCAGCTGAGGTGCTTAGGCATGTACTGTATGGCTATTTTTGCCAAAAAAGTGGCCTCTTAATGTATTTGGAGGACTCCCATCTAACAAGGGTACAAACTCCAGAAAATGAAACTATCTATTGGGAGACTACTATAGGAAGTAGTATTGGCGACTATAGAGATGTGGATGGTGTGTTAATAGCTCATCAAGGAAGGTCAATTGCTACAGTTTTTCGATTCGAGGAAGTGTCAGTGCAACACAGTAGGACTAGAATGGAAGAAGTATGGAGGATCGATGATGTCGTGTTCAATGTGCCAGGGCTTTCCATGGATTATTTCATCCCTCCTGCTGATATCTATGATGCTTCTCCATGA
- the LOC133696175 gene encoding myb family transcription factor IPN2-like isoform X2 has protein sequence MFHTKKPSTMNSHDRPMCVQGDSGLVLTTDPKPRLRWTVELHERFVDAVTQLGGPDKATPKTIMRVMGVKGLTLYHLKSHLQKFRLGKQPHKDFNDHSIKDASALDLQRSAASSSGMMSRSMNEMQMEVQRRLHEQLEVQRHLQLRTEAQGKYIQSLLEKACQTLAGDQNLASGSYKGMGNQGIPGMGAMKEFGTLNFPAFQDLNIYGGDQLDLQHNMDRPSLDGFMPNNDNICLGKKRPSPYDGSGKSPLIWPDDLRLQDLGSGPACLEPQDDPFKGDQIQMAPPSMDRGTDLDSISDMYEIKPALQGDALDEKKFEASAKLKRPSPRRSPLAAERMSPMINTGAMPQGRNSPFG, from the exons atgttCCATACCAAGAAACCCTCAACTATGAATTCCCATGATAGACCCATGTGTGTTCAAGGGGACTCTGGTCTTGTCCTCACCACAGACCCCAAGCCCCGTCTCCGCTGGACTGTTGAGCTCCATGAACGCTTTGTGGATGCCGTTACTCAGCTTGGAGGCCCAGATA AGGCCACTCCCAAAACCATCATGAGAGTCATGGGTGTGAAGGGTCTTACCCTTTACCACCTCAAAAGCCATCTTCAG AAATTCAGACTTGGAAAGCAACCCCACAAGGATTTCAATGATCATTCAATTAAGGATG CTTCGGCGTTAGATCTTCAACGAAGTGCAGCATCTTCATCTGGCATGATGAGCCGCAGTATGAATGA GATGCAAATGGAGGTGCAGAGAAGACTGCATGAACAATTAGAG GTTCAAAGACACCTTCAATTAAGGACCGAGGCTCAAGGGAAATATATACAAAGTTTGTTGGAGAAAGCTTGCCAAACCCTAGCAGGTGATCAAAACTTGGCTTCTGGAAGCTATAAGGGAATGGGGAATCAAGGAATTCCTGGTATGGGTGCAATGAAAGAATTTGGCACGCTGAATTTTCCAGCATTTCAAGACCTTAACATTTATGGGGGTGACCAGCTTGACCTTCAACACAATATGGATAGGCCATCACTCGATGGTTTCATGCCGAACAACGACAACATTTGTTTGGGAAAGAAGAGGCCTAGTCCTTACGATGGTAGTGGAAAGAGCCCTTTGATTTGGCCGGACGATCTGCGTTTGCAGGATTTGGGATCAGGACCGGCATGTCTTGAACCACAAGATGATCCTTTCAAAGGTGATCAAATCCAGATGGCACCACCATCAATGGATAGGGGTACTGATCTGGATTCCATATCTGACATGTATGAAATAAAGCCAGCGCTTCAGGGTGATGCACTGGATGAGAAGAAATTTGAAGCATCAGCAAAGCTAAAAAGGCCATCCCCAAGAAGATCACCACTAGCAGCCGAAAGGATGAGCCCTATGATCAACACTGGCGCTATGCCACAAGGCAGAAACTCACCATTTGGTTGA
- the LOC133696175 gene encoding myb family transcription factor IPN2-like isoform X1, giving the protein MFHTKKPSTMNSHDRPMCVQGDSGLVLTTDPKPRLRWTVELHERFVDAVTQLGGPDKATPKTIMRVMGVKGLTLYHLKSHLQKFRLGKQPHKDFNDHSIKDASALDLQRSAASSSGMMSRSMNDNSHMIDAIRMQMEVQRRLHEQLEVQRHLQLRTEAQGKYIQSLLEKACQTLAGDQNLASGSYKGMGNQGIPGMGAMKEFGTLNFPAFQDLNIYGGDQLDLQHNMDRPSLDGFMPNNDNICLGKKRPSPYDGSGKSPLIWPDDLRLQDLGSGPACLEPQDDPFKGDQIQMAPPSMDRGTDLDSISDMYEIKPALQGDALDEKKFEASAKLKRPSPRRSPLAAERMSPMINTGAMPQGRNSPFG; this is encoded by the exons atgttCCATACCAAGAAACCCTCAACTATGAATTCCCATGATAGACCCATGTGTGTTCAAGGGGACTCTGGTCTTGTCCTCACCACAGACCCCAAGCCCCGTCTCCGCTGGACTGTTGAGCTCCATGAACGCTTTGTGGATGCCGTTACTCAGCTTGGAGGCCCAGATA AGGCCACTCCCAAAACCATCATGAGAGTCATGGGTGTGAAGGGTCTTACCCTTTACCACCTCAAAAGCCATCTTCAG AAATTCAGACTTGGAAAGCAACCCCACAAGGATTTCAATGATCATTCAATTAAGGATG CTTCGGCGTTAGATCTTCAACGAAGTGCAGCATCTTCATCTGGCATGATGAGCCGCAGTATGAATGA TAACTCACACATGATTGATGCGATTAGGATGCAAATGGAGGTGCAGAGAAGACTGCATGAACAATTAGAG GTTCAAAGACACCTTCAATTAAGGACCGAGGCTCAAGGGAAATATATACAAAGTTTGTTGGAGAAAGCTTGCCAAACCCTAGCAGGTGATCAAAACTTGGCTTCTGGAAGCTATAAGGGAATGGGGAATCAAGGAATTCCTGGTATGGGTGCAATGAAAGAATTTGGCACGCTGAATTTTCCAGCATTTCAAGACCTTAACATTTATGGGGGTGACCAGCTTGACCTTCAACACAATATGGATAGGCCATCACTCGATGGTTTCATGCCGAACAACGACAACATTTGTTTGGGAAAGAAGAGGCCTAGTCCTTACGATGGTAGTGGAAAGAGCCCTTTGATTTGGCCGGACGATCTGCGTTTGCAGGATTTGGGATCAGGACCGGCATGTCTTGAACCACAAGATGATCCTTTCAAAGGTGATCAAATCCAGATGGCACCACCATCAATGGATAGGGGTACTGATCTGGATTCCATATCTGACATGTATGAAATAAAGCCAGCGCTTCAGGGTGATGCACTGGATGAGAAGAAATTTGAAGCATCAGCAAAGCTAAAAAGGCCATCCCCAAGAAGATCACCACTAGCAGCCGAAAGGATGAGCCCTATGATCAACACTGGCGCTATGCCACAAGGCAGAAACTCACCATTTGGTTGA